A single genomic interval of Vulpes vulpes isolate BD-2025 chromosome 3, VulVul3, whole genome shotgun sequence harbors:
- the ARPC1A gene encoding actin-related protein 2/3 complex subunit 1A, protein MSLHQFLLEPITCHAWNRDRTQIALSPNNHEVHIYKKNGSQWVKAHELKEHNGHITGIDWAPKSDRIVTCGADRNAYVWSQKDGVWKPTLVILRINRAATFVKWSPLENKFAVGSGARLISVCYFESENDWWVSKHIKKPIRSTVLSLDWHPNNVLLAAGSCDFKCRVFSAYIKEVDEKPASTPWGSKMPFGQLMSEFGGSGTGGWVHGVSFSASGSRLAWVSHDSTVSVADASKSVQVSTLKTEFLPLLSVSFVSENSVVAAGHDCCPMLFNYDDRGCLTFVSKLDIPKQSIQRNMSAMERFRNMDKRATTEDRNTALETLHQNSITQVSIYEVDKQDCRKFCTTGIDGAMTIWDFKTLESSIQGLRIM, encoded by the exons ATGTCCCTGCATCAGTTTTTACTAGAGCCAATCACCTGTCATGCCTGGAACAGGGATCGTACCC AGATTGCTCTTAGCCCCAATAATCATGAAGTCCACATCTATAAGAAGAACGGGAGCCAGTGGGTAAAAGCTCATGAACTTAAGGAGCACAACGGACACATCACAG GTATCGACTGGGCTCCCAAAAGTGACCGCATCGTCACTTGTGGGGCAGACCGCAATGCCTATGTCTGGAGTCAGAAAGATGGTGTCTGGAAGCCAACCCTGGTGATCCTGAGAATTAATCGTGCAGCGACTTTTGTCAAGTGGTCTCCGCTAGAGAACAAATTTGCTGTGGGAAGCGGAGCACGACTCATTTCTGTTTGTTACTTCGAGTCTGAAAATGACTG GTGGGTAAGCAAGCACATTAAAAAGCCGATTCGCTCCACGGTCCTCAGCTTGGATTGGCATCCCAACAATGTTTTGCTGGCAGCAGGATCGTGTGATTTCAAATGCAG AGTGTTTTCTGCCTACATTAAAGAAGTGGATGAAAAGCCAGCCAGTACACCCTGGGGCAGCAAGATGCCTTTTGGTCAGCTGATGTCAGAGTTTGGTGGCAGTGGCACTGGTGGCTGGGTGCATGGGGTCAGCTTCTCTGCCAGCGGGAGCCGCCTGGCCTGGGTCAGCCATGACAGCACTGTATCTGTTGCTGATGCCTCAAAAAGCGTGCA GGTCTCAACTCTGAAAACAGAGTTCCTGCCCCTCCTGAGTGTGTCATTTGTCTCAGAGAACAGCGTTGTAGCGGCA GGCCATGACTGCTGCCCAATGCTCTTTAACTATGATGACCGCGGCTGCTTGACCTTCGTCTCCAAACTAGACATTCCGAAACAGAGCATCCAGCGCAACATGTCTGCCATGGAGCGCTTCCGTAACATGGACAAGAGGGCCACAACCGAAGACCGCAACACAGCCTTGGAGACGCTGCACCAAAACAGCATCAC tcAAGTGTCTATTTATGAGGTGGACAAGCAAGACTGTCGCAAATTTTGCACTACTGGCATCGATGGAGCCATGACAATTTGGGATTTCAAG ACCTTAGAGTCTTCCATCCAGGGCCTTCGGATAATGTGA